A genomic region of Limimonas halophila contains the following coding sequences:
- a CDS encoding S-methyl-5'-thioadenosine phosphorylase: MSEPGTPPVVGVIGGSGVYDIEGLTNPRWETVETPFGPPSDALLCGEIEGQPVVFLPRHGRGHQVPPNRLNFRANIDALKQLGVTEVLSLSAVGSLREDLEPGTFVLADQFIDRTVGRERSFFDTGLVAHVSAADPTCTRVMGVLEDAAKAEHIPISHGGTYLVMEGPQFSSRAESFLYRSWGCDLVGMTNMPEAKLAREAELCYATVAMVTDYDCWHDEHGNVSVEQVIKVLTENAEKARRLVARAVPALAGRTRACAAGCNTALDTAVVTKPEARDPAMIDRLKTVAGRVL; this comes from the coding sequence TCGAGGGCCTGACCAACCCGCGGTGGGAAACGGTGGAGACGCCCTTCGGCCCGCCGTCGGACGCGCTGCTGTGCGGCGAGATTGAGGGCCAGCCCGTCGTTTTCCTGCCGCGCCACGGCCGCGGGCATCAGGTGCCGCCGAACCGCCTGAACTTCCGCGCCAACATCGATGCGCTCAAGCAGCTCGGCGTCACCGAGGTTCTGTCGCTCTCCGCGGTGGGCTCGCTGCGCGAGGACCTGGAGCCCGGCACCTTCGTCCTGGCGGATCAGTTCATCGACCGCACCGTGGGCCGCGAGCGCAGCTTCTTCGACACCGGGCTGGTCGCCCACGTCTCGGCCGCCGATCCGACCTGCACGCGCGTGATGGGCGTGCTGGAGGATGCGGCCAAGGCCGAGCACATCCCGATCAGCCACGGCGGCACCTATCTCGTGATGGAGGGACCGCAGTTCTCCTCGCGTGCCGAGAGCTTCCTCTACCGCTCCTGGGGCTGCGACCTCGTGGGCATGACCAACATGCCCGAGGCCAAGCTCGCCCGCGAGGCGGAGCTCTGCTACGCAACCGTGGCGATGGTGACCGACTACGACTGCTGGCACGACGAGCACGGCAACGTCTCGGTGGAGCAGGTGATCAAGGTGCTCACCGAGAACGCCGAGAAGGCGCGCCGGCTGGTGGCGCGCGCGGTGCCCGCGCTGGCCGGGCGGACGCGGGCGTGCGCGGCGGGCTGCAACACCGCGCTCGACACCGCGGTCGTCACCAAGCCCGAGGCGCGCGATCCGGCCATGATCGACCGCCTCAAGACAGTCGCGGGCCGGGTGCTGTAG
- the mtnA gene encoding S-methyl-5-thioribose-1-phosphate isomerase: protein MRVDGTAYRTIWPAADGPAVEIIDQTKLPHSFETLRLTGLDDAAHAITAMQVRGAPLIGATAAYGLWLALRVDPSDVSLNRACETLIATRPTAVNLCWAVEAVRAAVAGLPPGERADAAFAKAGEICDADVAMNRAIGEHGLALFRELHAAKGGGPLNVLTHCNAGWLATVDWGTALAPIYMAHDAGLPVHVWVDETRPRNQGAALTAWELGRHGVPHTVIADNAGGLLMRQGRVDLCITGTDRVTARGDVANKIGTYLKALAARANGVPFHVALPGPTIDWSLSDGDAIPIEERAGREVSHIPGRTDDGEIRDVRITPPDSPVANPAFDVTPAELVDGFVTERGRCSASAEGLAALYPEHASAAAE, encoded by the coding sequence ATGCGCGTGGACGGCACGGCCTATCGCACCATCTGGCCCGCCGCTGACGGGCCGGCGGTCGAGATCATCGACCAGACGAAGCTGCCGCACAGCTTCGAAACACTGCGGCTGACCGGCCTGGACGACGCGGCGCACGCCATCACGGCGATGCAGGTGCGCGGCGCGCCGCTGATCGGCGCCACGGCGGCGTACGGGCTGTGGCTGGCGCTGCGTGTGGACCCGTCCGACGTCAGCCTGAACCGCGCGTGCGAGACGCTCATCGCCACGCGGCCGACGGCCGTGAACCTGTGCTGGGCGGTCGAGGCCGTGCGCGCCGCCGTCGCCGGGTTGCCGCCGGGCGAGCGTGCCGACGCCGCCTTCGCCAAGGCCGGCGAGATCTGCGACGCCGACGTGGCCATGAACCGCGCCATCGGCGAACACGGCCTGGCGCTTTTCCGCGAGCTGCACGCGGCCAAGGGCGGCGGCCCGCTCAACGTGCTCACCCACTGCAACGCGGGCTGGCTGGCAACGGTCGACTGGGGCACGGCGCTGGCGCCGATCTACATGGCGCACGACGCCGGGCTGCCGGTCCACGTGTGGGTGGACGAAACGCGCCCGCGCAACCAGGGCGCGGCGCTCACGGCCTGGGAGCTGGGCCGCCACGGCGTGCCCCACACCGTCATTGCCGACAACGCGGGCGGGCTGTTGATGCGCCAGGGGCGGGTGGACCTCTGCATCACCGGCACGGACCGCGTCACCGCGCGCGGCGATGTGGCGAACAAGATCGGCACCTACCTGAAGGCGCTGGCGGCGCGGGCCAACGGCGTGCCCTTCCACGTGGCCCTGCCGGGGCCGACGATCGACTGGTCGCTGAGCGACGGCGACGCCATTCCGATCGAAGAGCGTGCCGGGCGCGAGGTCAGCCACATCCCCGGCCGGACGGACGACGGCGAGATTCGGGATGTGCGCATCACCCCGCCCGACAGCCCCGTGGCGAACCCCGCCTTCGACGTCACGCCGGCCGAGTTGGTGGATGGCTTCGTGACCGAGCGCGGGCGCTGTTCGGCGAGCGCCGAGGGGCTGGCGGCCCTCTACCCCGAGCACGCGAGCGCGGCGGCGGAATGA